A stretch of Babesia bigemina genome assembly Bbig001, chromosome : III DNA encodes these proteins:
- a CDS encoding nucleolar GTP-binding protein 1, putative, producing the protein MASGTQTYNFKGITTIPTATALLDTVLSETQRRTPTEVHKQFKISRIRKFYMRKVKYVQQAFRDRLQRILSQLPQLDDIHPFYSDLFNVLYDRDHYKLALGHCNAARRHLDKIAKEHVGLIKFAISAYRCKSLKVAGLGRMAKVIRKLAGSLKYLEDVRQHMSRLPSINPYTRTLLLTGYPNVGKSSFMNKVSKANVDVQPYSFTTKSLYVGHFDHDYLRWQVIDTPGLLDHPLDERNTIEMTAITALAHIYCAVLFFIDVSESCGYSIEQQVALFESIRPLFKDKPTLVVLNKIDLGPFDMNRMVSLEGLRWVKVSALTGENVDDAKIAACRLLLESRLEKKLSQAPQSAVLKLAYVTNVTPNPARPPTERPEHAGSGEVETEKQLEAMGGGPGVYSVDQRKHHILADDDWKYDEVPEIYRGRNVVDYAYPGNEETLRRLEKEEELLLRQLADDTIDDEWEDLAEREAEMHSRIRQVKFENSLKRKKGGPVLNETIKVKKMRSKGKDRIKLHQRASRLAPMPIDTIEGKLEEAKSRQRQGQGESVSFSRPKARVKVPKGTFSEHDRTIAVKRPKHMFTGKRTLGKTSRR; encoded by the exons ATGGCAAGCGGGACGCAGACGTATAATTTTAAG GGTATCACCACGATCCCTACGGccacggcgctgctggacaccGTGCTATCGGAGACCCAGCGCCGTACGCCGACGGAGGTCCACAAGCAGTTCAAGATATCCCGTATTCGGAAGTTCTACATGCGCAAGGTGAAGTATGTGCAGCAGGCGTTCCGAGACCGGCTTCAACGCATCCTGAGCCAGTTGCCTCAGTTGGAC GACATCCACCCATTCTACAGCGACCTGTTCAATGTGCTGTACGACCGTGACCACTACAAGCTCGCGTTGGGTCACTGCAATGCAGCTCGTCGTCACCTTGACAAAATCGCAAAGGAGCACGTAGGCCTGATCAAGTTTGCGATCTCCGCATATCGGTGTAAGTCGCTGAAGGTCGCCGGCCTGGGTCGCATGGCCAAGGTAATCCGCAAGCTGGCTGGGAGTTTAAAGTACCTGGAGGATGTGAGGCAGCACATGTCCCGTCTCCCCTCGATCAACCCCTACACGAGGACCCTGTTGCTGACCGGTTACCCAAATGTGGGTAAATCCAGCTTCATGAACAAGGTTAGCAAGGCCAACGTGGACGTGCAGCCGTACAGTTTCACGACTAAGAGTCTGTACGTGGGCCACTTCGACCACGACTACCTGCGTTGGCAGGTGATCGATACCCCCGGTCTGTTGGACCACCCCCTGGACGAGCGCAACACTATCGAGATGACGGCCATTACTGCGCTGGCGCACATATACTGCGCAGTGCTGTTCTTCATCGATGTCAGCGAATCCTGCGGTTACTCGATCGAGCAGCAGGTTGCGCTCTTCGAGTCCATCCGTCCCCTGTTTAAGGACAAGCCCACATTGGTGGTGTTGAACAAGATCGATTTGGGCCCATTTGATATGAATCGCATGGTTAGTTTGGAAGGTTTACGGTGGGTGAAGGTGTCTGCCCTGACTGGTGAGAACGTGGACGACGCCAAGATTGCCGCCTGCAGGCTGCTGCTCGAGTCGCGTTTGGAGAAGAAGCTGAGCCAGGCTCCGCAGAGTGCGGTGCTTAAGTTGGCTTACGTGACCAACGTTACTCCCAACCCGGCCCGTCCCCCAACTGAGCGTCCTGAACACGCCGGTTCCGGGGAGGTCGAGACCGAGAAGCAACTGGAGGCTATGGGCGGAGGTCCCGGTGTGTACTCCGTGGACCAACGCAAGCATCACATATTGGCTGATGACGACTGGAAATACGACGAGGTCCCCGAGATCTACCGAGGACGTAATGTGGTCGACTACGCCTATCCCGGTAACGAGGAGACCTTGCGCCGGCTGGAGAAGGAAGAGGAGCTGCTTCTGCGCCAACTCGCGGACGACACCATCGACGACGAATGGGAGGATCTTGCCGAACGTGAGGCTGAAATGCACTCTCGCATTCGCCAGGTGAAGTTCGAGAACTCGCTGAAGCGCAAGAAGGGCGGCCCAGTGCTGAACGAGACTATAAAGGTCAAGAAGATGCGAAGCAAGGGCAAGGACCGCATCAAGTTGCACCAGCGTGCTTCTCGTCTCGCGCCCATGCCCATTGACACGATTGAGGGTAAGCTCGAGGAGGCCAAGAGCCGCCAGAGGCAGGGCCAGGGCGAATCCGTGTCCTTCTCTCGCCCCAAGGCACGCGTGAAGGTTCCTAAGGGCACGTTCAGCGAGCACGACCGCACCATAGCGGTGAAGCGCCCGAAGCACATGTTCACCGGCAAGCGCACGTTGGGTAAAACATCCCGTCGTTGA